In a single window of the Salmo trutta chromosome 21, fSalTru1.1, whole genome shotgun sequence genome:
- the LOC115156452 gene encoding LOW QUALITY PROTEIN: NAD-dependent protein deacetylase sirtuin-6-like (The sequence of the model RefSeq protein was modified relative to this genomic sequence to represent the inferred CDS: substituted 3 bases at 3 genomic stop codons), with amino-acid sequence MSHCPKRVWTMEERGESPHFDTTFEESWPSLTHMALLGLQRANYIKYLISQNKDHLPAHSGLPRDLLSESHGNMFVEECGKCDRYAVSAGKKVIGLMGLKPTVKYCEEVCSRGLRTCRYHTHTHTHTHTHTHTDRNTIMHMGWLVAGNDYGXXRFVFLCLXRRADLALSLSTSLQIKPRGDLPRLTKRKGDKMVILNLQPTKQDKNAHLRIKGYVDEVMNQLMELLGMDIPKGISPSARASPLTRNHFLPSLHRRK; translated from the exons ATGAGTCACT GTCCCAAAAGAGTGTGGACCATGGAGGAGAGGGGCGAGTCTCCCCACTTTGACACCACGTTCGAGGAATCCTGGCCCAGCCTCACTCACATGGCCCTGCTGGGGCTGCAGAGAGCCAACTACATCAAATACCTCATCAGCCAGAATAAGGACCATCTCCCCGCCCACTCAGGCCTCCC cagggatcTGCTGTCTGAGTCGCATGGGAACATGTTTGTGGAGGAGTGTGGGAAGTGTGACAGGTAC GCCGTATCTGCGGGGAAAAAAGTGATTGGTTTGATGGGGCTGAAACCAACTGTAAAATACTGTGAGGAGGTCTGCTCAAGAGGACTCAGGACCTgcaggtaccacacacacacacacacacacacacacacacacacacacacagacagaaatactatCATGCATATGGGCTGGTTGGTTGCAGGTAATGATTATGGGTAATAGCGttttgtgtttctctgtctgtgaaGGCGGGCCGACCTGGCgctgtctctgtctacctctc tacagatcAAGCCCAGAGGAGACCTACCCCGCCTCACCAAACGCAAGGGGGACAAGATGGTCATCCTCAACCTGCAGCCCACCAAACAA GACAAGAACGCACACCTGCGTATTAAGGGTTATGTGGACGAGGTCATGAATCAGCTGATGGAGCTGCTGGGAATGGACATTCCCAAAGGAATCTCACCTTCTGCGAGAGCTTCACCCCTGACCAGAAACCACTTCCTGCCATCGCTGCACAGAAGGAAGTGA
- the LOC115157399 gene encoding cactin yields MGPKKNHRSRSGSRSRIRNRSKISRSRSPEEKRGRSRSVGRNQTPRRVARSESGSSDSSGGSAGRQWPCSRGHPGSRSDSDSDKRRKLKGKSKDRSSSDSDNPKERKEREKNKGRREDKGEKRRGWSQFQSDLGSSADRKRVRDGGSIDRERRWRRSADRGSRSPSRERERQIRERTRDRERMKSRERDPSRGEERSRDRERSSQRSENRGRREGSRGRDKDRKRRHSGSSDSSKSSGSEGGARGGSPGSGEAGPSVRDEKKNQREMLKALETPEEKRARRLAKKEAKERKKREKMGWSEEYMGYTNADNPFGDNNLLGTFKWQKALDRKGIGHLGEKDLKDRNKRIQEENRRELQKVKQLRLEREREKAMRETELEMLQREKEAEHFKTWAEQEDNFHLHQAKLRSKIRIRDGRAKPIDLLAKYISAEDDDLAVEMHEPYTFLNGLTVTDMDDLLEDIKVYMELEQGKNVDYWRDMTTITEDEISKLRKLEASGKGPGDRRDGINTSVSTDVQIVFKGKTYSQLQALNLNMETKIRAGGSNLDIGYWESLMQQVRVYMGRARLRERHQDVLRQKLFKLKQEQGVESEPLFPIIKEEPEEEDVTEKEVPPSKEPGAASSSPSANQKRATEKDDQVAGPSTEGNGEKEGEEGEEKGEVVEAVLTEEDLIQQSQAEYDSGRYSPTLLLPSELPLDTHTITPDEDTHKLHLSRRQLAVTGDANENAEDEFVRRAKQGMGGDEAQFSVELPLTGKMYLWADKYRPRKPRFFNRVHTGFEWNKYNQTHYDFDNPPPKIVQGYKFNIFYPDLINKRSTPQYFLEPSPDNKDFGVLRFHAGPPYEDIAFKIVNREWEYSHRHGFRCQFANGIFQLWFHFKRYRYRR; encoded by the exons ATGGGTCCGAAAAAGAATCATCGGTCCCGTTCTGGCTCTCGTAGTCGGATACGAAACAGGTCCAAAATAAGTAGATCACGATCACCAGAAGAGAAAAGAGGCCGGAGTCGGTCCGTGGGTCGGAACCAAACTCCCCGGAGAGTTGCGCGTTCTGAGAGCGGAAGCTCGGACAGCAGTGGTGGATCTGCGGGGCGACAATGGCCCTGTAGCAGAGGCCATCCCGGGTCGAGAAGCGACTCAGACAGTGACAAGAGACGTAAACTGAAGGGCAAATCAAAAGACCGATCCAG ctctgaCTCAGATAATCcaaaggagaggaaggaaagagagaaaaacaaaggCAGAAGAGAAGacaaaggagagaagaggaggggctgGAGCCAGTTCCAGTCCGATTTAGGGTCCAGTGCAGACCGGAAGAGAGTGAGGGATGGGGGGAGCATTGACCGGGAGAGGAGATGGCGGAGGAGTGCAGACAGAGGGAGCAGAAGCCCTAGCAGAGAGAGGGAACGACAGATCAGGGAGAGGACtagggacagggagaggatgaaaaGCCGAGAGAGGGACCCAAGCCGAGGTGAGGAGAGAagtcgagacagagagagaagcagccagAGGAGTGAAAACcgcgggaggagagagggaagcagaggGAGGGACAAAGATAGGAAAAGACGTCACTCTGGCTCCTCTGACTCGTCTAAGAGCTCTGGGTCGGAGGGTGGGGCCCGTGGAGGCAGCCCGGGGTCTGGAGAGGCCGGGCCCTCGGTCCGAGATGAGAAGAAGAACCAGAGAGAGATGCTGAAGGCCCTGGAAACCCCAGAGGAGAAGAGAGCCAGACGACTGGCCAAGAAGGAGGccaaggagaggaagaagagggagaagatGGGCTGGAGTGAGGAGTACATGGGCTATACCAATGCAGACAACCCCTTTGGAGACAACAACCTGCTGGGCACCTTCAAATGGCAGAAG GCTCTAGACAGGAAGGGCATTGGCCATCTGGGTGAGAAGGACCTGAAAGACAGAAACAAACGCATCCAGGAGGAGAATCGTAGAGAACTGCAGAAG GTGAAGCAGCTGCGactggaaagggagagagagaaggccatGAGAGAGACGGAGCTAGAGAtgctgcagagagagaaggaggcagAGCATTTCAAAACCTGGGCAGAGCAAGAGGATAACTTCCACCTACACCAGGCCAAGCTACG GTCTAAGATCCGTATCCGGGACGGCCGTGCTAAGCCCATAGACCTGTTGGCTAAGTACATCAGTGCTGAGGATGACGACCTGGCTGTGGAGATGCACGAACCTTACACCTTCCTCAATGGACTCACCGTCACTGACATGGACGACCTGCTCGAAGacatcaag GTGTACATGGAGCTGGAGCAGGGCAAGAATGTGGACTACTGGAGGGACATGACCACCATCACAGAGGACGAGATCAGCAAGCTCCGGAAACTGGAGGCATCTGGAAAAGGCCCAG GTGACCGTCGTGATGGCATTAACACGTCAGTGAGCACCGATGTTCAGATAGTGTTTAAGGGAAAGACGTACAGCCAGCTCCAGGCGCTGAACCTCAACATGGAGACTAAGATCCGAGCTGGGGGATCCAACCTGGATATAGGTTACTGGGAGAGTCTGATGCAGCAAGTCAGGGTCTACATGGGCCGAGCACG GTTGAGAGAGAGGCACCAGGATGTGTTACGTCAGAAGCTGTTCAAGCTAAAACAGGAGCAGGGAGTGGAGAGTGAGCCCCTCTTCCCCATTATCAAAGaggagcctgaggaggaggatgt GACCGAGAAAGAAGTCCCTCCCTCAAAGGAGCCTGGCGCCGCCTCTTCCTCCCCTTCCGCCAATCAGAAGAGAGCTACAGAGAAGGATGACCAAGTGGCAGGCCCATCCACAGAGGGAAacggggagaaggagggagaagagggagaggagaagggtgaGGTGGTAGAGGCCGTTCTGACCGAGGAGGATTTGATCCAGCAGAGCCAGGCGGAGTATGACTCTGGCCGTTACAGCCCCACACTGCTGCTGCCCTCAGAGCTAccgctggacacacacaccatcacacctgacgaagacacacacaaactacacCTCTCACGCAGACAGCTCGCCGTCACAG GTGATGCCAATGAGAATGCGGAGGATGAGTTTGTGCGTCGCGCCAAACAGGGCATGGGCGGGGACGAGGCTCAGTTTAGCGTGGAGCTTCCCCTAACGGGCAAGATGTACCTGTGGGCCGACAAATACCGTCCCCGGAAACCACGCTTCTTCAACAGGGTCCACACAGGCTTTGAGTGGAACAAATATAACCAGACACATTATGACTTCGACAACCCTCCGCCTAAGATCGTCCAGGGCTACAAGTTCAACATCTTCTACCCGGATCTGATCAACAAACGTTCCACGCCGCAGTACTTCCTAGAACCCAGTCCTGACAACAAGGACTTTGGGGTTCTGCGGTTCCACGCGGGCCCGCCGTACGAGGACATTGCCTTTAAGATCGTGAACCGCGAGTGGGAGTACTCTCACCGCCACGGGTTCCGCTGTCAGTTCGCCAACGGGATTTTCCAGCTGTGGTTTCACTTCAAGAGGTACCGCTACAGGAGATAG